tggtggaggcatacaactgtaAGGCAGTAAttttagtttctcttttcatttgaactactttggttgttgttttacatatttctgATGTGTCTGCATCAGTTTCAAGACAGGACATGTTTACTGCCTTAGTGGAAGTTACTACTGTAAGAATTGAACCAGTAACTGTAGTACTTTTTCCCAATACCAGCTTAAGCAGGAAAACGTTTTGGTTGCATGTACTAGATGATACTAATGATCACTAATgatgtctcctctctcccccagGACCAGGACAGAGTTATCATTCCTTAGAGGGTCGGCTGAAGTTGGTGATCCAGCCTCAGTCCCAGCGGCTACATGTTGGGGAAACCCTTCAGCTGGAGTGTGGAGCCATGGGGCGGCCGATCCCTCGATACCAGTGGCACAGAAATGGAGTCCCGATCCGCAACGCCACAAAGAGGAAACTCATGGTGCGGTGGTATTTGATATCTGTTTTGTTATGAGATATTAGAGTTTACCTTTGTGGTTCACTTAATTGTTGAGAGCTACCATTGTTGACTACTAGTAGAGCTAACCTTTTTAGGGAAAAAGGCCgcataaaaagtgtgtgtgcatttcagaTTCCTCACGTGATGCAGGATCACCACGGCAGGTATCGCTGTgagatcagcagcagcactgagaggATGTGGACCAATGAAGTTGATGTTGTCATAGGTATGTCACACCACAAGTTTTTTTGACACCATGATTACAGCCCAGTGAAACAAGATTTATCTTTGTCATTATGTCTGAGTGATTATTTGCTCTGTTCTTGACTGGAAGCACCAAGGATATCTGTCCAGATTTCAGGGGCAATGGAGTTCTCTGAAGGTAGAGTTGAAAAGCCTGGTACATGGTGTGCTAAATGGCAATAGGGTAACAATCAGCTGGTATTAACTGCATGCAAATGTTGAGTCTAACTTTGTTCAAAACCCAAAATTGTTCCTGTAACTGCATGCGGGTCATAATCCGGATCATTATTAATATACGCTACCACTAACCAACACAGGTGTTTGATCTGCGGGTTTTACATGCATGAGTTTTGGTGTGACTGATGTCATTATTTTCGGTCAATTGTATGTTCAAGGATGGCAGTATTCTATATCTgtctttttgtcaacaaatcccattaaaagaccaaaaccaatatTGAATTCTGCTCAGCAAATCCTGTagtattgtctgtgtatcaAAGTCAGgcttatttttctgtcattgacCTCCATTGTTGTCTTGCAGTGGCTTATTGAGCCACACCTGTGCACAGGTGACATATTGCTTTATTATatatagtttattttgactcaacCCCAGTGAAATACTCACCATAGcatcaaatgtgtattaatgtgGAGCTTAAAGTAGTCCCCAAGAAATGCACTAATTACTAGAAAAGATGAATGTCTTCAGTAGAAACCAATAGACTTGAAGCTGCTGTTGCAAACAGGGTGAGGAAGTGGTAAAATGTTGACGGACTAACTCACTGTTGGGTTTTCATGGGATTcattgacaataagaaaaacaccagcctaattaattatttaattatgatGATTCAGCATCTCTACTGCCGTTGCTGTGAGGCTTGTTTTCTCTTTGATCAGTTTTTTTCCTAAATCTTTCCTAAGTAGAAAATTTTTCTAAAACCAACTTAGAAATGCTCATCTTACATGATTCtgatatatttatgtttttgattcCTAGATGATGTTTACGCCATTGGAGGAGGTAAGTAAATTTAATTGTAGTCGTCAAGTATTTATACGTATCTATTTGAACACATATTTTCCTCACACATCACCTGCTATATGATCCTTTGTCGTGTGTTTGCTTCAGGTTCCAGTGAATTTTTCCTCAATAGTATTCCAGAACAGCTTTATGGTAAGTCTCTTTCAACACACTTCTTTATGCAAGTGTTAGTGAGTTATGAAACCATGATCACCGTGTTCTCgactgtatgttttttgtacatattttagTAATTAACATGGCTGATGCAAAGGCTCCTCTGCACTGTACGTCAACTGTGCTGCTCTTATGACGGATCCTGTGGGGGTGTTTTTTCCTGGTTAATGAGCAGCAAAATAAGGATGTGAAACTTGCTGCTTTCTTGTAACATATGATGTCTGCACCTACACAGGCAAACAAAAATAACCAGCTGTGACTTAACAACATAATGAAGTCCAAAAATAACCagagaaaaatacatgaataaataccATAGAGTTTAATAAATGTCTCTTGGACACAGTGTCATCTGAAAAGGAAAATTGCAGGCATCGCTGAGGTGGGTTCATATTGAAACACCTAAAGGTATTTCATGACTACAGATAGTTAAAAGATGTTAAAGGTGTTTCGTATTTAGTGCACTCTGACCCACTTCCTTCCTGCATGCATTTCTTTGTAATTGTGGCTTGTATCACCACTAATTTCATTTGTGCTGTTCCATTTTTCTACAGATCTTTTTTTGATGCTAAAAGTGAATTTTTTCCTCATTGTAACATATAAAggacaacaaacaggaaaaaaacaacaaaagacgACAAAAAGCACAAATTGAATAGACAAGAGTCTACATCCTCACCAacactgctttaaaaaatgaaccAATACCTCCGTCAGcttcagtaaaaaaaactacatccTTAGTAGATGTATTTAATCCACTCACAACTCAATTCTTTAATAATACAAGTTAAGGATTCCTTGTCAAAAATATTTGCTTATATATTCTATATTAATTTTCAATCTCTTAGACACTGACATCAGTAGTGGTCTGTAGTCTCTGTTATTTTGCCCCTTCCTGTTGAGCCAGTGAACTGGCTTTAGTAGGCATTATTAATaggcaataaaaaatatttgtatatatgtattCTACGTTGGAGAAAACttcaaaatatacagtacagtcaCTGGGGATCATCAAAGCCAGAATATTGTTTAGGACACTTTTAGGACCCTCTTCTGTGTCCCCTCCCAGCGACTGACAAAGTGGCCCTGCTCATCGGCAATCTGTCCTACCAGAACCACCCGCAGCTCAAAGCCCCCATGGTGGACGTGTACGACCTCACCAACCTTCTGCGGCAGCTAAACTTCAAGGTGGTTTCACTGCTGGACCTGACAGAGTCAGAGATGAGAAACGCTGTCGATgagttcctgctgctgcttcacaagGGAGTCTATGGTGTGTTGGGATTTCACGTATCTCTGGATGGTTCAGGATATGGTCCTAGATCCAGAAACACTCACAGTCCAAAACATGAATTATGCTTCAGGTGATAAGCTTGGGTCAGATTAAACTACACCCCAGTGAAGCCAAATAAAACTGAGTTATAAAGGCTTTACATCAGAAAAGATGAATATATGAAAACATGGTCAGTTAAACTCATTTTCATATTAgttcactgtaaacacaataatgaTTAGGTTCTTGGTCAGTGGCATAGAGGCATTAGTTTTACATTAAAGCTATACTCAAGTAAATTCCCAGATTGTAGTTCCTGGATGTAGTTCCTGGTTGATACCAAATCAAGCCCAATGAAAGGAGTAGGTAATGTCAAACTAAAGCTTGACCTTGTTTGGTTTTACATAGATTCATGTCAAACCCTTCATGACCTATTTATGTTGCCAGAATTTGATTTGGTCTTCTATAACCAAGCTGCTTGACTGAAATGAACGCGTCCCTCTTTAGGTCTGCTGTACTACGCTGGTCACGGATATGAGAACTACGGCAACAGTTTCATGGTACCGGTAGACGCACCAAACCCGTACCGGTCGGccaactgtctgtgtgtgcagagcatCCTTAAACTGATGCAGGAGAAGGAGACAGGCCTCAATGTTTTTCTGCTGGACATGTGCAGGAAGAGGTGAGTGATGGAGTCAGTGGGGCGATCTTTTTAAGTTATtacattaatcaataaatcaatcactCAAACTGTATTTGTATACGTTAGTGCAATTCAGTGTTTTACATATGACTGACAAGCCAATAATAAAACAGTCCAAATGTAAACAATTTGAGTCTTTTCTTAATTTTCCAGGAATATTCATGATGACAGCACTCCAAACATTGTCCTGAGGGTCACGGCCAACATCGTCTTTGGATACGCTACGTGAGTTTGAACCATTAAGTATCATTCAAAACTAAATTTTTTacgctttttttcttttcaagctAAATTTTTTACgcctttttcttctgtttgatcTGTGCAGGTGCCAAGATGCCGAGGCCTTCGAGCTGAGCTCCAGCGGCTTCACTAACGGCGTGTTTGTCAAGTTTTTGAAGAAGCGACTGCTAGACGATGAGAAGATCACTGTGGTGCTGGACAGAGTCGCTGAGGgtgagaacagaaacagaaactcattatataaaaacatcctaTGTCGCCCTGCAAGAAGTACTGatgtaaataatgaatattagAGTTAAATCAGAAATAtagtatatgtcatatatgCAGAGGTAAGATTATgtactgtagtttttttgtgtgtaatcaCAGGAATAAGAGCTGATAAAATGCAACTTTTCTCAGATGATTATCAAGTTACTATGAAGAATAATGATATTCAACTTTGCTGTGTTTGgtgatgaaataatgaattatgaattatgaattaattatgattttttaagtTAATGTGTTTCCCATAGGATGTGTTTCAGTTTATTGTTaatgaaatggtaaaaaagtaaattaaatgcCACGTACTTtgcattattaatgttaaaattgtaaaattaaaattgGCTTGCTTGTGGGCTAATGGAGTTTCACATTAGGTCAGGGTgggtaaattaaaataatacaattaaatgCTCCTCACAGTGCTCCCTGCCTCCTCGCAGTGTTATAAATGCTTTTGGTCGGACCCAGTTTCAACTCACTGATATCTTGGGACATTTTGCTGACATGTGATTTATAATATCTTGTGTCCAGACATGGGTCAGTTCGATGCTACCAAGGGGAAGCAGGCTCTGGAGATCCGCAGTAGCctgtcagagaggagagctcTGACTGATCCCATCCTGCCCGGCGACAGCGCTGATCTTGCTCATGCTCATAGCCGCCAGTGGGCAAAGGCTCACGGTGAGTTAAGAACACAAACTCTCTGCTTTATCTTTACAGATGTGTTAATCATTTGTTACCACAGTGCTGGGAAAGCACCATTAGCTTCTTGCTGCTCAGTACTGCACGAGCATTCAAATGTTGACTCTGCTTAATGTTGACGAAGCACACAAAGCTCTCTCATATtatacacacttgcacacacagaggcttcCTAAGCCAAGCAGCTGTTGTTATCAGGTCGATTGCTGGTGACTGGACAGAAGTTTGGAGGAGTGAGAAACACCCAAACACAATCACATCTTCCTCTTCTATCAGATAATAAATATTTGCAGGTTTTCCAGGGGGGAACTTAACATTAATTCTGGTAGTTTTTGGGATTGTTTCAACCTTGTAGTTGGAAGTATCACGACAATATATCAGAAGTGAAACCTCTGCAGTCATACATGCAAATTGTTAACACTGGTTGTCCAATGTCACAGTTCAAGCTAATAGCGATTATCTCATCTCAGATTGTTTCATTAGAAGGATTTTCAGTGGCCTGAAGTAGTGAAATTGTCCAGTATCTCGTAAGACTGAGATTTACAATTCAACAATTTCACAATTCTGAGTCAGAAAAAACAGATATATTTCTTCTTCCTTGTTATGCATCGGATGATCTTGTGACCCCTCATCTTTGGACTCCTTGGGGGATTTCCGCCCTCAAGTTGGGAATTGCTGCTGTACAACATGATAAGATTCAgacatattttttgtttctttttccagtgactttttttgcatgaaaCATAGTAGGAATTTCAGACAGGTGTTGTAATGTACAAAGAAAAGTTAGAATATTTTTTGTCACATtctttgaaaacactgaaattaaacaaacgcacacacaagtGGACATGTTTTAAGATAAATGACATTAGGACACTGTTacaaaaaaagtgcaaaacttAATTTTAAGTCCCCCAATTTAGCATTTGCTAGCACTATATAAACATTGAATAAATactttataatttaatataatgtagttataagcgttaagtgtttattaatgtaactCCTCTGCCTCAAACTTATGGATGCCCACAGGATAATGCATAACAATATAGAAATGAATAACAATATAGTAAAACGTACGTAAAGTAAGTAACTTATTTAAAGTAAAGAgttacacaaaaagaaaatggaaaacttttgtgttttttggggttttttttcgctttcattttaaataaaattacactACATGAGAACTTGGAAATGTAGCAAGAAATCCGTCAAATGTGAAGCGTAGCACTGAAATgttggtttttgtgtgttattcCAGAGCTTCCTGAGAGTATGAGTCTCAACTTTGACTGCGGGGCTCAGATCAAGTTGGGCTTCGCTGCAGAGTTCTCCAATGTGCTCGTCATTTACACTCACATCGTTAAGAAACCTGAGGACATGTCCTTCTGCCAAGCTCACGTGACTGACTTCTCACAGGTCAGTATGTTGTCATGAACACTGGTTATTAACCCCTTAAAATAGGCCGTACCACCTGTGGGACACTTTGGCCTTGGTATAGCTCAGATGTTATTTAAGGTGGTTTTTTCGACAGGATTAAGAAAGAGCAGGGAAATTCTCATCTTTCTTACCAATCTAACAGGAGCCTTGTAGGAAAATCGAATCCTTAAATCAGAACTTCATTAAAGTTCACTTTTTACTTAATACTTGACGGACTATTATAAACAAAGCAAAGCGTCAAAACACATGCACTGTAAATGCAACTAAAAATATTTTAGAATgagggtgtgtgcatgtgtttgtgcaaacGGTACACTGCTACCTCCTTCCTCCCCTTACTGCAGGACCTCGATGTGGATCCtaaagagatgaacagagagactCCAGAGGAGACAGGGATCTACCTCCTGTCCAGCAGCCTGCCGCAGCACTGTCTCTACACCAGACTCAGCTCACTGCAGAAGCTCAGGGTAAAAACTCAACGAGACTTTTCATGTAAAAGCCTAATCTCTTAAAAAAACAGgacaagctttgtgtttatccgCATGACGGTAaggataaacacaaagcttaaGTTTCTCACGTACATGTTTTTGAACAACAATATTGGAGAATTCATTCTAAGAGGAACTTAGAGAGAAGATGTAGGTATATTTCAGTGTATAAAGATAATCATGAAAATTTCACCGCAATGTTTTCTGACTTTAGAAATTACAAGTgaacaaaaaatgaaagtgaacaaAGTTACATGACAATAATCTACTTCTCATGCAACAGGAGGAGCTGGTCTTCACCGTGTGCCTTCAGGGCACCTTCCCAGCTATGGATGATGATCCTGTCCACTGGACCAAAAGCATCAACATTGGAAAGCCACTGATCGCCCGACTGGACCTGCACCGGGCCATGCGGAGGAATAGCTGCCTACAGACCTGCCTGATGCCCCACAGCCCGTCCCACAGCCCCTGTCACAGCCCTGGGCCTGAACACCGCCTCCAAATCCATCACGTGCTGCACCAGGCCCAGGACTACAGCCGCCTGTCCCCGCAGCACCACTACCTGGACGTCTACGAGCGTCTTCAGGGTGCAGCGGGAGGATGCGGGGATTCCTACTATGAAAATCTCAGCCAGTGTCGCTTTGAGCAATCGTATGACTCAGCTGGTAGGCTTTCAAGCTCACCAGGCAGGCTTAGCATCCCCATAGAGGCCAGTGACGACATCAATGAGCTGCAGACTGTGTTCATCAACAGTCTGCAGCTTCAGCCGCAGTGAAACAGCTGCTGGATGTGGTTGATAATTCTTAGAGGAGAAGCTGTAAACATATTTGATGCTGTATCGGGAATACTGCTGCTCTTTATGTAACGTGATATTTTAGGATGTTATATTCTTAAACTTAGAAGCATTATTTGTCTCAACAAGCTGTATACTGAGCTTGTACTTGTGATTTAAattttgtaaatacatttttagagaACTGAAAAAGTGCATTTTAGTAAACTGACAAGGGGTAATTGCTGCAGTTGTAGTTTTCTAGGCTTGTGAATTTTCCAATTTCTCTCTGACCAAACAGAAAAACTCAGATACTGAATAGTGTCAAGGTGAATTGTATCATAATCCTTGTGTAACAGTATTAGGAAGAGTCTTTTCTATTGAGCTGGTTGTAGCTATTGTACTTCTTACAAAGCAAGGGACATTGAGATGGGGAAGATTTGCCTTTAATTCAAGAGGAGCATTGTAAACAAACTAGTCTGAAAGAAAATTTGCATTCGGTGGAGGAAACCGAGGCAGTGCTCCCTCTACTGTACAGTTACAATAATTATCTGAGGCCAtcatacatttttatcaaaaaataaaccTGAGGAGAGAAAGATTTGGGAGAAGTATTCATATCCTCTTCTTTttagtaaaagtaccaatacaacaatgtgaaaacactgtggAACAAGTGAAAGTCATGCACTTACAATTAATATTGAGACATCAGTGTTTacgcagcattttactgttgtgtcAAACTCGCCATTTCTGAGCTAATGATTTAAAGACAGACatcattttctttgtaatgTAATTTGTGCACTGTAAAAACTGCACAGGGATAGTGtagtttttatcacattttaaaaatatattctattttatttattattccaGCTGCCCCCCTCAGGATGGCAGTAGAAGATCTCTTTTTTAGGTCTGCCCCTGgtgctcctctccctcctccctggaCCTGCCCTCAGTAGCCTACCCATGTTATCAGTTCCTCTGATATGCTTGCTTAGCTGTGGACTTCATTAGTCAGTAACTAGGTAAGCTTATTTGTATAGCCCCTTCCACAGATACAaaatcacaaagtgcttcacatcaatagaaaaagtacaaaagttcCAAACATatatgaggaataaaaatgaaataagcaATAAAATTAAACAGAGCAGCTATTCAGACAGGTTGACCAAAAGCCTGTCTGAATTAGTCTTTGTCTACTCCTCAGTCAACCCTGAAATTTTCCAAAAGAGTTCCACTCAGTGACTTTTGTGCTGAGTTTTATGGCATAGTTCACTTTATCATCCCCCACAAGTTCATGTTGCTACTTTTGGATTGGCCTGATGGTGAGAGATCACAGAGGGCTGGCATAGTCCGCTGCACACTTGTTTGACAGTATTCCTGTAGTTTAAGATCCATATCTACAGTACAACAAGGCAGTTTGTCTAACATAAGAATCCCATGCACTCAAAAGCACATCATAATGTGCTGATCCACAGTCTGACCCCTCATTTCTACCAGTGGCAGTGTTGCACATGAAGACTTGTCACCTCTAAGGAAGTGGTATAACATTTCCTGCACAACCCTGATAGAGAGCAAAAGCTTGCTAGAGGAAGTACTaacagtggaggaagaggacatgagaacaaaaatgacaaactgtaaaGACGGAACAGAAATATGAGTCAATATGTACTAAAGTAGAAAGATTGGTACAGTAAGAGTTGTGCAAATGCATCATCTGGTGAGGAAAATGATTACAAATAATCTTACCAAGTGTGAAATGGTATTGtggtattattatttatttacaatggtacattttacattttacattttatgagtACCATGGTACTCATATTTACAAGGGTACATTTCACACCTATATGTGGGTGTTTAGGGCAACGCATTGGTTCAGTGGTTAGGACTTATTTCAGAATGTGCTCAAAAAGCAACATCGTATGAAAAAGCATCAATTACAGTAACACTTCAGTATTTAGTTTCAACTCTTGGTTGTTTTCATGAGGGCATGCAGATCATGTGACCTGCAGCTGCCAGGTTCTCTCACATGACTGTGACGCCCATCCCATTGTCTTGGGGGTTGTCCTGCTCCACCTCAGCAGGCAATGGTTGAAATGGAATGGTCGTCAGTTGATGCCGTTCACCTGGGCCTTCTAGAGCAGAAAAGCTGGCCCATGTATCCActtgtcctctccctctcaaCTGCTGGCATCCATTTGTATATACCATGCACTGCTTTTATGGCTAAATTTGCTGATTTCCACACCTCATTGCTTATTTGTCTCATGTTTTAGTTATAATAAATTGTTTTTAGTATAACTTTGTGTGAACTCTCTTCTTTTCACATTCACTGAGCCAGTTTACGACATGACCTTGCAGAAAGGTCCACAGTCGCAACATAATAGCACTCAGGCTGGGATGAGTGTAAAATTTTTATCCCCCGAAGCAAGACTTTTGCTTTAAAGCAAAGGAATGTTTATTTCAGCATGTTCTGTCCACGCACATCCCTGCAGGAGAgcaaacactgcagcacagcatcAAGACATAAAACCTGTCTGGGTGAATAATGGATGGAGTCAGCCACCCACAGGCTGCAGCGTGATATCATAGCTGCGTCACTAAACGAAGAGGGGTTGGGTGGTGAGACGATGCAGTagtcagagagaagagagagacccAGGGAGAACGTGCATGCAGAGAAGAAAGACGTGTAATAATCATGTCAGCCTCACGGAAGCAGCTCTTTTTTCAGATCTTCCTGCTTCTCATCACCTGCAGACACATCAGTACAAGTAaatgatatttaaattttattctgACTATATGTGGTTGTGTTaaagctctgctctgctttctcttttcCCCACTATATGTTCTGTAACCTTGTGAAgagtaaaaaatgtcaaaggaTTTCCACACCATCATGCATGTACTACGTATTTTGGTTTGAAGTtgctggttgtttgtctttatttttttccatttagtcCCCCAAaattttctttgacatttacaTCATCACAGGAATCTAAAACTCAAATTACGTATTTAAGACTAGCAACTTTTGTGACAAAACTGAACAAgtagaataataaaaatcatattttctaGGCTTTTTATATAGGTGTCACATCACAGACGTTACAATTTAACACATACACTTTACACTTGTACATTGGCTGGAGTTGTACTCTACTCTCAAGAGTatagtttttgtctttttatatgaCTGTGCTTCTGTAAATAACCCCATAAACTGTAGCTTCATCGTGAGAAGGAAAATTTCCACAGATTTGCCTCAAGaaactgttaaataaaacagttgcAAATTGTATCAGGGGGCACTTTAAGATCCTATTTTGCACTTTTTCTATATT
This genomic window from Seriola aureovittata isolate HTS-2021-v1 ecotype China chromosome 5, ASM2101889v1, whole genome shotgun sequence contains:
- the malt1 gene encoding mucosa-associated lymphoid tissue lymphoma translocation protein 1 isoform X1, which translates into the protein MSDSLDRSTKINLLKEPVVKKLCEVLDKSSTKGWRKLGEIVGNERRLKVSSDDMEMCSLKVLELEGSPSRMLLRLMGERGCTTGHLMDYLQTLGNSEAVQCLKASALQILIQPQSVALISGHNLRLSCHAVGKSPAQYQWFKSKEEVPNSFSPDLMISPVHLKDAGFYICRVNCGDTFEFSQWAQVDVLNVSMSYGPGQSYHSLEGRLKLVIQPQSQRLHVGETLQLECGAMGRPIPRYQWHRNGVPIRNATKRKLMIPHVMQDHHGRYRCEISSSTERMWTNEVDVVIAPRISVQISGAMEFSEDDVYAIGGGSSEFFLNSIPEQLYATDKVALLIGNLSYQNHPQLKAPMVDVYDLTNLLRQLNFKVVSLLDLTESEMRNAVDEFLLLLHKGVYGLLYYAGHGYENYGNSFMVPVDAPNPYRSANCLCVQSILKLMQEKETGLNVFLLDMCRKRNIHDDSTPNIVLRVTANIVFGYATCQDAEAFELSSSGFTNGVFVKFLKKRLLDDEKITVVLDRVAEDMGQFDATKGKQALEIRSSLSERRALTDPILPGDSADLAHAHSRQWAKAHELPESMSLNFDCGAQIKLGFAAEFSNVLVIYTHIVKKPEDMSFCQAHVTDFSQDLDVDPKEMNRETPEETGIYLLSSSLPQHCLYTRLSSLQKLREELVFTVCLQGTFPAMDDDPVHWTKSINIGKPLIARLDLHRAMRRNSCLQTCLMPHSPSHSPCHSPGPEHRLQIHHVLHQAQDYSRLSPQHHYLDVYERLQGAAGGCGDSYYENLSQCRFEQSYDSAGRLSSSPGRLSIPIEASDDINELQTVFINSLQLQPQ
- the malt1 gene encoding mucosa-associated lymphoid tissue lymphoma translocation protein 1 isoform X2, which gives rise to MSDSLDRSTKINLLKEPVVKKLCEVLDKSSTKGWRKLGEIVGNERRLKVSSDDMEMCSLKVLELEGSPSRMLLRLMGERGCTTGHLMDYLQTLGNSEAVQCLKASALQILIQPQSVALISGHNLRLSCHAVGKSPAQYQWFKSKEEVPNSFSPDLMISPVHLKDAGFYICRVNCGDTFEFSQWAQVDVLNVSMSYGPGQSYHSLEGRLKLVIQPQSQRLHVGETLQLECGAMGRPIPRYQWHRNGVPIRNATKRKLMIPHVMQDHHGRYRCEISSSTERMWTNEVDVVIDDVYAIGGGSSEFFLNSIPEQLYATDKVALLIGNLSYQNHPQLKAPMVDVYDLTNLLRQLNFKVVSLLDLTESEMRNAVDEFLLLLHKGVYGLLYYAGHGYENYGNSFMVPVDAPNPYRSANCLCVQSILKLMQEKETGLNVFLLDMCRKRNIHDDSTPNIVLRVTANIVFGYATCQDAEAFELSSSGFTNGVFVKFLKKRLLDDEKITVVLDRVAEDMGQFDATKGKQALEIRSSLSERRALTDPILPGDSADLAHAHSRQWAKAHELPESMSLNFDCGAQIKLGFAAEFSNVLVIYTHIVKKPEDMSFCQAHVTDFSQDLDVDPKEMNRETPEETGIYLLSSSLPQHCLYTRLSSLQKLREELVFTVCLQGTFPAMDDDPVHWTKSINIGKPLIARLDLHRAMRRNSCLQTCLMPHSPSHSPCHSPGPEHRLQIHHVLHQAQDYSRLSPQHHYLDVYERLQGAAGGCGDSYYENLSQCRFEQSYDSAGRLSSSPGRLSIPIEASDDINELQTVFINSLQLQPQ